In Thermodesulfobacteriota bacterium, the genomic stretch CCGGGGAGTTCGAGAGGCAAATGCGGCTTGCAACGGAGATCGGGAGGGTCGTCCCGCTTTCGGATATGGTCTCGATGGTCCGGGGCCGGAGGAGCCCGGACAGGCTCTACATAGCCGTCACATTCGACGACGGCTATGAGGACGTCCTGAGGCTCGGGCTGCCTTTATTCAGAAGGCTTTCAGTGCCGGCCACATTTTTCATTTCAACGGCCTTTATCGACGATAGTTCGCGCGTGCCCTGGTGGGACGAAATCCACGAGATCGCGCGGTCGGAACGAAGCCTCACACTTGACGGACTAGGATACGACCCGCGCCCCGGGAAAAGAAAGGAGTTCATGGAGAGGGCCTCGATTAAGCTCAAGTATTCCGGGATCGACCCGCAGGTCATAATGGCAGGCCTAAGGCCCGCCGGCTGCAAAATGCCCGAGTCGAATGGGTTCGCGGATTGGGAAGGGCTCAGGAAGGCGGCACGGAGCGGCTATGTCGAGATCGGCGGGCACACGGTCACCCATCCCACGCTATCGATGGGCGGCTTGGGCGAGGTCTTGCAGGGAAAGAGAAGGCTTGAGGACGAGCTTGGCGCGAAGGCCAGGTTTTTTTCATACCCCTTTGGCGAGAGGAGGGATATTTCACCCGGGGCTGTAATTGCGGCGAGGAAAGCGGGCTTTCTGGCCGCGGTCACCTCCCAAAGCGGATTTAACAGGGCGGGAGACGACCTCATGTGCTTAAGGCGGATAAAGTTCTCGGGCGACAGGCCCGGTGATTTCGAGATCAATCTCAGGACCGGCGACATAAAAAGGGGCATAAACCGGGCCTATTCTTTCCTGTCCGGTCTTGGGGGAGCGGGGCGTTTCAATGGGTCCAGGGCCGATGGGACTTAGGGTTCTTTACATCGTCTCTATACTCCCGCCA encodes the following:
- a CDS encoding polysaccharide deacetylase family protein, with amino-acid sequence MALSKMNRIISGGLWFISRARSAPKGYAILLYHRLHDKDPCPSGLSVSAGEFERQMRLATEIGRVVPLSDMVSMVRGRRSPDRLYIAVTFDDGYEDVLRLGLPLFRRLSVPATFFISTAFIDDSSRVPWWDEIHEIARSERSLTLDGLGYDPRPGKRKEFMERASIKLKYSGIDPQVIMAGLRPAGCKMPESNGFADWEGLRKAARSGYVEIGGHTVTHPTLSMGGLGEVLQGKRRLEDELGAKARFFSYPFGERRDISPGAVIAARKAGFLAAVTSQSGFNRAGDDLMCLRRIKFSGDRPGDFEINLRTGDIKRGINRAYSFLSGLGGAGRFNGSRADGT